A genomic window from Lotus japonicus ecotype B-129 chromosome 1, LjGifu_v1.2 includes:
- the LOC130748975 gene encoding uncharacterized protein LOC130748975 translates to MEQPIWFASSLGFRLAHECRVHVFASDFMQVADMSSLGAFLTLLYAIWMARNELCFKEEASTLEQILTHAASLTPLPPLEGPMVQQVHRPHTWSRPHPGTFKINFDAAMAPTGDVGFGLVARNSRGEVLAAACSSHGPATSSFLAEGLSFRWTLGLAMDLGFRRVVLETDCLLLYEAWKRRSGCSILDSLILDCRRLSSGFDAFDFSFVRRSGNSVADALAKRSFTLSVFVWIEEIPQDLNGLVQSDVMVCEPLFLLN, encoded by the coding sequence ATGGAGCAGCCAATTTGGTTTGCCAGCTCTCTTGGTTTCCGCCTAGCTCATGAGTGCAGAGTGCACGTGTTTGCTTCTGATTTTATGCAGGTTGCAGACATGTCCAGCCTTGGAGCTTTTCTCACCTTGCTGTATGCGATTTGGATGGCCAGAAATGAGCTATGTTTCAAGGAGGAGGCTTCCACGTTGGAGCAGATTTTGACCCATGCAGCTTCACTCACACCGCTGCCACCTTTGGAGGGTCCTATGGTTCAGCAAGTTCACCGTCCCCACACATGGTCTCGTCCACATCCGGGCACGTTCAAGATCAATTTTGATGCGGCGATGGCTCCTACCGGTGACGTAGGGTTCGGTCTTGTTGCTAGGAATTCTCGTGGTGAAGTGTTGGCAGCAGCGTGCTCCTCGCATGGTCCAgcaacatcttcttttttagcTGAGGGGCTCTCTTTCCGTTGGACGCTCGGTTTGGCTATGGATCTTGGTTTCCGGCGCGTAGTGTTGGAGACCGACTGTCTCCTTCTTTATGAGGCGTGGAAGCGCCGGAGTGGTTGCTCTATTTTAGACTCTTTGATTTTAGATTGTCGTCGTTTGTCTTCTGGTTTTGATGCTTTTGATTTCAGTTTTGTTCGCCGTAGTGGCAATAGTGTCGCTGATGCTTTAGCTAAGCGTTCTTTTACTTTGAGTGtttttgtttggattgaggagatCCCTCAAGACTTAAATGGCTTAGTCCAATCTGATGTAATGGTCTGTGAGCCCCTGTTTCTTCTTAATTGA
- the LOC130723555 gene encoding uncharacterized protein LOC130723555 has product MSRKQGKKEQKQQNKVVRIMTTPFRVLGKAKDMYVRSITKCGHNMSYSSQVDAAGPFAALPRSYSTTTAMSSESEDFAELMRAASARTLINRIDVDLVLKQQQDQQLQQQQLQQPPVNGGLPKSVSVGMGRIDEDKPFDFGDGGDLPASYPRSRSYAVGKNPRGVM; this is encoded by the coding sequence GGATCATGACAACGCCGTTTCGCGTTCTCGGAAAAGCCAAGGACATGTACGTCCGGAGCATCACCAAGTGCGGCCACAACATGAGCTACAGCAGCCAGGTCGACGCGGCGGGGCCATTCGCCGCTCTTCCCCGGAGCTACAGCACCACCACGGCGATGTCGAGTGAAAGCGAGGATTTCGCTGAGCTCATGAGAGCAGCTTCAGCTAGAACCTTGATTAACAGAATTGATGTTGATTTGGTTCTCAAACAGCAGCAGGATCAGCAACTACAACAGCAGCAGCTGCAACAACCACCGGTGAATGGTGGTTTGCCGAAGTCGGTGAGTGTTGGCATGGGGAGGATTGATGAGGATAAGCCTTTTGATTTTGGCGATGGTGGTGACCTTCCGGCTTCTTATCCAAGAAGTAGAAGCTATGCTGTTGGGAAGAATCCAAGGGGTGTTATGTAA